One genomic window of Branchiostoma lanceolatum isolate klBraLanc5 chromosome 5, klBraLanc5.hap2, whole genome shotgun sequence includes the following:
- the LOC136434457 gene encoding uncharacterized protein: MPHTTYGEDPCSASEYRVLNETWRSVSGREQGVTITNQCDRGFRGEWYRFMGPAGTQLLARNPGRNDVCGTAVPMWMNGTHPTAADGEVSRQVCGYWGSSNPCRWETSIQVKACPAGHYVYKLPRPPGCNLAYCGDTAAATTPAVWTTSPSATVGPCGPFPWQPTDATVDCDYDYTSSVRYWDYSTGTYFYPGGRCSATCLNNQTVVGASYLWPDGGNYYYCRPDMSTWIGVEPNCQEKPCGDFPWNNPDVTVDCDYDYRRTWTWPDLLYFSGRCRVSCLNAELLVGPPGDEIYYHCAVNNASWTGSEPVCIGGFDNSSVTESEANRVRLVGGEFYGCVELYDDVTQQWGPVVGINFEPGYEPAYESRMAWADLVCRDVGLTGGLATWAFRTGRSYIDMISNHFYPSYSRPSEAGPNFFLDTSSPVSAGGVQHLSDTVGRVVRGDCTATERSWVCDQHLMCLACQKERQIQGDLSCNSTAMSVSFHRDDLGRHDESRMHLRDPTCTADINATHVTFRTALDECGTTAAENNITDKIVYTNDVFAALLLSSPDGADVITRTTEDRWTFNCHYVRDDSVAVGALFPVPASSVVILDGDGAFTFSMNLYRSDGFSWPYVQADFPVEVAVNDDVYFGISVEAAVSGLILFVDNCKATPSSTPGDSTQYYIIQDGCHQDDTLQEFPTASTTSAHYGISAIKFTNESLPHVYLHCYVIVCLENTPGSRCDEGCVSARRRRRAADDGVEKRATLVQGPIILLPDETPDACAESCDLHASCSPSAGRCVCEPGWVGDGVHCQDFDECTIVSCDVHQRCVNTPGSHVCDCVPGYMEVDRSCQAAHAYRSTSHLLARSFSPALEDPGSPEYRDLVSEVVTTLESLYRRTSLAGDFLRVIILAFRPGSVIVDYVINIRATADFSPAMTSEEVRVLVENANGTELDIDVGGGVTIMDYDECSDPEKTDCSPHAACLNTDGSFSCSCIMGYQDKSPDVASRPGRVCEPEGVSDSWVPAAAGASAAAAVLIIAIATAMCLRRAKRKDGFKDVEGRNNLAFTEATGKPAETVSSAPCRDSSF; this comes from the exons ATGCCTCATACAACATacggtgaag ACCCCTGCAGTGCGAGTGAGTACCGCGTGCTGAATGAGACATGGAGGAGTGTCTCCGGTAGGGAGCAGGGGGTGACCATCACAAAccaatgtgacaggggcttcaggGGCGAGTGGTACCGCTTCATGGGTCCAGCCGGAACCCAGCTGCTGGCGCGCAACCCCGGGAGGAACGACGTCTGCGGTACTGCTGTTCCAATGTGGATGAACGGAACCCACCCGACAGCTGCTGACGGAGAGGTGTCCCGCCAGGTGTGCGGTTACTGGGGCAGCAGTAACCCCTGCAGGTGGGAAACAAGCATCCAGGTGAAGGCGTGCCCTGCCGGGCACTACGTCTACAAACTGCCCAGGCCTCCTGGGTGCAACCTGGCGTATTGTGGTGACACAG CTGCAGCGACCACCCCTGCCGTATGGACCACCAGCCCGTCAGCCACAG TGGGGCCGTGCGGAccatttccatggcaaccgacCGACGCCACAGTGGACTGTGACTACGACTACACCAGCTCCGTTAGATACTGGGACTACTCGACTGGGACGTACTTCTACCCCGGGGGTCGCTGTTCTGCTACCTGTCTAAACAACCAGACAGTGGTGGGTGCGTCATACCTTTGGCCTGATGGAGGAAACTACTACTACTGCCGTCCGGACATGTCAACATGGATAGGAGTTGAGCCGAATTGCCAAG AGAAGCCATGTGGAGATTTCCCGTGGAACAACCCGGATGTAACGGTTGACTGTGACTACGACTACCGTAGGACATGGACCTGGCCCGACCTGCTGTATTTCAGCGGCCGCTGTCGTGTCTCCTGTCTGAATGCTGAGCTGCTAGTCGGTCCTCCCGGGGATGAAATATATTATCACTGCGCTGTCAACAACGCCAGCTGGACCGGTTCCGAGCCTGTCTGTATCG GTGGGTTCGACAACTCGTCTGTAACCGAGAGCGAGGCCAACCGAGTCCGGCTGGTGGGGGGAGAGTTCTACGGCTGCGTGGAGCTGTACGATGACGTCACTCAGCAGTGGGGGCCGGTCGTTGGGATCAACTTTGAACCTGGATATGAACCGGCGTATGAGTCCAGGATGGCCTGGGCTGACCTAGTCTGCAGGGACGTCGGGTTAACTGGAGGTTTGGCCACTTGGGCGTTCCGTACAGGCCGCTCCTATATAGACATGATATCGAACCATTTTTACCCTTCCTACTCCCGCCCTAGCGAGGCCGGGCCGAACTTCTTCCTGGACACGAGTTCTCCTGTGTCCGCGGGAGGAGTTCAGCACCTGTCCGACACCGTGGGGAGGGTGGTTCGGGGCGACTGCACGGCAACGGAGAGAAGCTGGGTCTGTGATCAGCACTTGATGTGTTTGGCCTGTCAGAAGGAACGACAAA TCCAGGGCGACCTGTCCTGTAACTCCACAGCCATGTCGGTCAGCTTCCACCGGGATGATCTAGGCCGCCATGACGAGTCCAGAATGCACCTGCGCGACCCAACATGCACTGCGGACATCAACGCAACTCACGTGACCTTCAGAACTGCCCTTGACGAATGTGGGACAACAGCGGCG GAAAACAACATAACCGACAAGATCGTCTACACCAATGACGTCTTCGCAGCCCTGCTGCTAAGTTCCCCGGATGGAgctgacgtcatcaccaggACTACGGAGGACCGTTGGACGTTCAACTGTCATTACGTCAGAGATGACTCCGTAGCTGTCGGCGCCCTGTTTCCGGTTCCGGCCTCTAG CGTGGTGATTCTGGACGGAGACGGCGCCTTCACCTTCAGTATGAACCTGTATCGATCAGACGGTTTCTCCTGGCCGTACGTACAGGcggacttccctgtggag GTGGCGGTTAATGATGACGTGTACTTCGGCATCTCGGTGGAGGCGGCCGTCTCCGGTCTTATCCTGTTTGTGGACAACTGCAAAGCGACGCCGTCTTCCACCCCTGGCGACTCCACACAGTACTACATCATACAGGATGG ATGCCACCAGGACGACACTCTTCAGGAGTTCCCGACCGCCTCGACTACTTCTGCGCACTACGGCATCTCTGCAATTAAGTTCACCAACGAATCACTA CCGCACGTGTACCTGCACTGTTACGTCATTGTGTGTCTGGAGAACACCCCTGGCTCCAGATGTGACGAGGGTTGCGTCAGCGCGCGCAGGCGCAGACGGGCCGCAGACGATGGCGTGGAGAAACGCGCTACCCTGGTGCAGGGACCCATCATCCTACTTCCGGATGAAACTCCAGACG CCTGTGCTGAGAGCTGCGACCTGCATGCCTCCTGCAGCCCCTCGGCAGGGAGATGTGTGTGCGAACCTGGGTGGGTTGGAGACGGGGTGCATTGCCAGG ATTTTGACGAGTGCACGATCGTGTCCTGCGACGTCCATCAGCGCTGCGTCAACACGCCGGGAAGTCACGTGTGCGACTGCGTGCCGGGATACATGGAGGTGGACAGAAGCTGCCAAG CCGCGCATGCGTACCGCTCCACCAGCCACCTGTTGGCGCGAAGCTTCAGCCCGGCGCTGGAGGATCCTGGGAGTCCGGAGTACAGGGATCTGGTGTCAGAGGTCGTCACGACG CTGGAGTCTCTGTACCGCCGGACGAGTCTGGCCGGAGACTTTCTCCGCGTCATCATCCTCGCCTTCCGGCCCGGCAGCGTCATCGTGGATTACGTCATCAACATCCGGGCTACCGCGGACTTCTCTCCTGCGATGACGTCAGAGGAAGTCAGGGTTCTTGTGGAGAACGCCAACGGAACGGAGCTGGACATCGACGTGGGCGGCGGCGTCACCATCATGG acTATGACGAGTGCTCTGACCCGGAGAAGACCGACTGCTCCCCGCACGCCGCCTGTCTCAACACCGACGGATCCTTCTCCTGCAGCTGCATCATGGGATACCAGGATAAGTCCCCGGATGTAGCCTCGCGCCCGGGGAGGGTCTGTGAGCCGGAAG GTGTCTCGGACAGCTGGGTCCCGGCAGCGGCAGGTGCGTCAGCTGCAGCAGCTGTCCTCATCATCGCCATAGCAACCGCCATGTGTCTgcgccgtgccaagcgcaaggACGGGTTCAAGGACGTGGAAG gGCGCAACAATCTTGCTTTCACTGAGGCCACGGGCAAACCGGCGGAGACTGTCAGCAGCGCCCCCTGCCGAGACAGCAGCTTCTAG